The stretch of DNA cttcgttggtggaggtaaaaagaaGACGAGTACAGAAGGAAAATGACTCCGAACCCACACCcacctatcttgagcttttaaaccaacacttctccatacatcatctcctacttcacacttcacagtcctcaaccatgtaggcctgggtctacaataaatgaattatatatacaatCGATAAAGCACCAATAAACCACTTAAAAATTATTTCCTTAAATTCTTATAGAGACTAAGTTTGCGCGAAGGATCTGACCGACACATCGTCACCATGTCTCGAAAATTCCTGTTTTTCTGGAAGACAAAAGCCAGGACTAAGAAGAAGACCACAACGACAGAGATCATCGAAGAAGAGGTAGGTCATTGAATGTTGTTCTTATTGAGTCATTGGATGGTTTTTCGTCTTTTAGTCTGTGGATGTTTTCGTTTCTGAGTCTGTGAAAGTTTTCGTTTCTGAGTCTGTGGAAGTTTTCGTTTCTGATTCTGTGGAAGATTTCGTACATGAGTCTGTGAAAGTTTTTGTTTCTGAGTCTGTGGAAGTTTTCATTTCTGAGTCTGTGGAAGTTTCGTTTCGATTCTGTGGAAGTTTTCGTATGTGAGTCTGAGAAAGTTTTTGTCTCTGAGTCTGTGGAAGTTTTCATTTATGAGTCTGTGGAAGTTTTCGTTTCTGATTCTGTGGAAGTTTTCGTATTTGAGTCTGTGAAAGTTTTTGTCTCTGAGTCTGTGGAAGTTTTCATTTCTGAGTCTGTGGAAGTTTTTGTGTCTGAGTCTGTGAAAGTTTTCGTTTCTGATTCTGTGGAAGTTTTCGTATTTGAGTCTGTGAAAGTTTTTGTCTCTGAGTCTGTGGAAGTTTTCATTTCTGAGTCTGTGGAAGTTTTCATTTATGAGTCTGTCAAAGGTTTTTGTGTCTGAGTCCGTGAAAGTTTTCGCCTCTGATACCATAAAAGTTTTCGTTTCTAAGTCTGTGAAAGGTTTTATTGACTAAGGCTATAAAAGGGTTTCGTCTTTAAATTCGTGAGAGTTATTCGTTTCTAAGTCTGTGAAAGTTTTCATCTTACAGTCTGTGAAATTTCTCGTCCCCGAGTCTATGAAAGTTTTGTCTCTGAGTATGTGAAATTTTTGGTCTCTAAGTTTGTGAAAGTTTTTCGTCTCTGAATCCTTGAATGTTTTCGTCTGATTTCTAAAGTTTCAGAAGAGGTTTCCAGAGTTTTGCGTGTCAGACTTAGAAAATATTTCTGTGGCCTTGAAAATTTTCATCCATCAATCTTTTGAAACCTTTGATTACTCCTTGAAAGTTTCGTCTATAACCTCTAGAAAGTATGGTCTTTGAACCCTTAAAAGGAAAGCTTTATCTGTGAATCCTTGAAATTTTTTATCTCTAtgaatctgaattttttttttctgtgaacctTGAACAAAATTTTGCCTATGAaactttaaagcttttattttgatcTGCAAAGCCTtgattttataaaaatcaaagagAGGCAATAAGTGCGTCGACTTAtatcataatttcaattatttGAATATAGGTGTGATGAGAAGCGTTGTTTAATATGGGCTGACGAAAACGAAATAGttggatataaaaaataaatttcaaaattatgaataaaataacctGTCTCAAGATCTGGAAATTAAGAGAAAGAATTTCAACTCGCGGGAACAAGACtaccttaaaagagagagagagagagagagagagagagagagagagagagagagagagagagttaaattattCTTAAATAAGTCGAGCCATAAGAAAACAATACAAAAGTGATGGAGAACGCAATAAATGTCGAAATcaggaagaaaataaactttaaagcCATAGACATAATTTGTGAGGAAGATgttattgcgagagagagagagagagagagagagagagaacgcaacgTGATTTTGTAATCTTCATCTTGACGTATCATTAGTgcatatgataaagaaaaataaatgatgagcaaaaaaataaaacagatatgCAAAAAActtatttgtttcaaaatatgaaacctAATTGTTTTCAGAAttctaggaaaaagaaaaatactatgagagagagagagagagagagagagagagagagagagagaacgcaacgTGATTTTGTAATCTTCATCTTAACGTATCATTAATgcatatgataaagaaaaataaatgatgagcaaaaaaataaaacaaatatgcaaaaaacctatttgtttcaaaatatgaaacctAATTGTTTTCAGAattctaggaaaaataaaaatact from Palaemon carinicauda isolate YSFRI2023 chromosome 5, ASM3689809v2, whole genome shotgun sequence encodes:
- the LOC137641300 gene encoding uncharacterized protein, whose product is MPWETSAGQESGFTQSSNSMVWPETGIMMVNILASLLLSGQYSEMKTSTDSETKTFTDSNTKTSTESETKTFTDSDTKTSTDSEMKTSTDSETKTFTDSNTKTSTESETKTSTDS